From Myxococcaceae bacterium JPH2, the proteins below share one genomic window:
- a CDS encoding tetratricopeptide repeat protein: MARDKDNIALSDEHNSRGIELADRGWLDEAVKEFRKAIDLDPSSAHAHDNLATVYAEKKQFREALAEYLTALKLEPDSATAHYNLACFLSTHAAEMAVEEYKEAIELDPEYPDAHLNLGLTYADQGRVEDALRELQAAIELDPQDAFPRHELAALMMDEGDYRSAITQLKDVVRLEPDNFEAQLDLGICYAQKGFYAEAERAYERARALNADDLLLNYNLSALYALWGRPKDAVQYLQKALAADRQKVMGWLATDPMFDVLKGDTDFEALF, translated from the coding sequence ATGGCCCGGGACAAGGACAACATCGCTCTGTCGGATGAGCACAACTCCCGCGGAATCGAGCTGGCGGACCGTGGGTGGCTTGACGAAGCCGTCAAGGAGTTCCGCAAGGCCATCGACCTGGATCCCAGCTCGGCTCACGCGCACGACAACCTGGCGACCGTCTACGCGGAGAAGAAGCAGTTCCGCGAGGCGCTCGCCGAGTACCTCACCGCGCTGAAGCTCGAGCCCGACAGCGCCACGGCCCACTACAACCTGGCCTGCTTCCTCTCCACCCATGCTGCCGAGATGGCGGTGGAGGAGTACAAGGAAGCCATCGAGTTGGATCCGGAGTACCCGGACGCCCACCTCAACCTGGGCCTCACCTACGCGGACCAGGGAAGGGTGGAGGACGCGCTGCGGGAGCTGCAGGCGGCCATCGAGTTGGATCCGCAGGACGCCTTCCCTCGGCACGAGCTGGCGGCGCTGATGATGGACGAGGGCGACTACCGCTCGGCCATCACCCAGCTGAAGGACGTGGTGCGGCTGGAGCCGGACAACTTCGAGGCGCAGCTGGACCTGGGCATCTGCTACGCGCAGAAGGGCTTCTACGCGGAAGCGGAGCGGGCCTACGAGCGCGCCCGCGCGCTCAACGCGGACGACCTGTTGCTCAACTACAACCTGTCCGCGCTGTACGCGCTGTGGGGTCGGCCCAAGGACGCCGTGCAGTATCTGCAGAAGGCGCTCGCGGCGGACCGGCAGAAGGTCATGGGGTGGCTGGCGACGGACCCCATGTTCGATGTGCTCAAGGGCGATACCGACTTCGAAGCCCTCTTCTGA
- a CDS encoding HlyC/CorC family transporter — translation MEWVFLGLAILLVFANGFFVATEFAIVKVRATRLQSLVDEGTPGAGMALRMVQELDKYLSATQFGITLASLGLGWLGEPAFAKLLEPLLVPLVPEGARETLAHSAAVVIAFSIITFLHIVLGELAPKSLAIQRAESTTLAVALPMRAFYFLFYPAISLLNGLAAWVLRVFGLHSASESHDAHNEDELRVILHSSAQAGAITTARAELLERALEMAEKTARQVMVPRNQVKFLDVEEPLERNIADARAAGHTWLPVCRGNLDEVEGVVNVKDLFFLLSRGELRSLSQAQRPVLFVPENVTLEQLLAEFRRRKRQTALVVDEHGGTSGLVTIADVVAEVVGDVAELGRRVEEVRALPGGRFELPGTAQLDDLEEQLDVTFDLSEDEKGEVTTIAGYLMAKLGRVPEKGDSLKLDMWRIQVEDVEGPRVVRVTVGPQAKATPPPPARSPEVPPASGESTS, via the coding sequence ATGGAATGGGTATTCCTCGGGCTGGCGATCCTCCTGGTGTTCGCCAATGGTTTCTTCGTGGCGACCGAGTTCGCCATCGTGAAGGTCCGCGCCACGCGGCTGCAGTCGCTGGTGGATGAGGGCACGCCCGGTGCTGGCATGGCGCTGCGGATGGTGCAGGAGCTGGACAAGTACCTGTCCGCCACCCAGTTCGGCATCACGCTCGCGTCGCTCGGCCTGGGCTGGTTGGGCGAGCCCGCCTTCGCCAAGCTGCTGGAGCCCTTGCTGGTGCCGCTCGTGCCGGAGGGCGCGCGCGAGACACTGGCCCACTCGGCGGCGGTGGTCATCGCGTTCAGCATCATCACGTTCCTGCACATCGTGCTGGGGGAGCTTGCGCCCAAGAGCCTGGCCATCCAGCGCGCGGAGTCCACCACGCTCGCGGTGGCCCTGCCGATGCGGGCGTTCTACTTCCTCTTCTACCCGGCCATCTCGCTGCTCAACGGGCTGGCCGCGTGGGTGCTGCGAGTGTTCGGTCTGCACTCGGCCAGCGAGTCCCATGACGCCCACAACGAGGACGAGCTGCGCGTCATCCTGCACAGCTCGGCGCAGGCGGGCGCCATCACCACGGCGCGCGCGGAGTTGCTGGAGCGCGCGCTGGAGATGGCGGAGAAGACGGCGCGCCAGGTGATGGTGCCGCGCAATCAGGTGAAGTTCCTCGACGTGGAGGAGCCGCTCGAGCGCAACATCGCGGACGCCCGCGCCGCGGGGCACACGTGGCTGCCGGTGTGCCGGGGCAACCTCGACGAGGTCGAGGGCGTGGTGAACGTGAAGGACCTGTTCTTCCTCCTGTCCCGCGGCGAGCTGCGCAGCTTGTCCCAGGCGCAGCGCCCGGTGCTCTTCGTTCCGGAGAACGTGACGCTGGAGCAGCTGCTCGCGGAGTTCCGCCGGCGCAAGCGGCAGACCGCGCTCGTCGTCGATGAGCACGGTGGCACCTCGGGCCTCGTCACCATCGCGGACGTCGTGGCGGAGGTGGTGGGTGACGTGGCGGAGCTGGGGCGGCGCGTGGAGGAAGTGCGCGCGCTGCCAGGTGGCCGCTTCGAGCTGCCGGGCACCGCGCAGCTCGATGACCTGGAAGAGCAGCTCGACGTCACCTTCGACCTCAGCGAGGACGAGAAGGGCGAGGTGACGACCATCGCGGGCTACCTGATGGCCAAGCTGGGCCGCGTCCCCGAGAAGGGTGACAGCCTCAAGCTCGACATGTGGCGCATCCAGGTGGAGGACGTGGAGGGGCCTCGCGTGGTGCGCGTGACGGTAGGGCCGCAGGCCAAGGCCACCCCGCCGCCCCCCGCGCGTTCTCCCGAGGTTCCGCCAGCCTCCGGCGAGTCGACCTCGTAG